The Trichoderma breve strain T069 chromosome 2, whole genome shotgun sequence DNA segment TCTCTGATTCCCAAAGCCGTAGGCGCAACAGGTGGCTGTACTTCTCCCAAGTGGCACCAAAAGGGTCTTTAGTCATGTCGTCTATCATGGAGAATGGCGCGATCCCTTCGAGGAGCACTTCACAAGTTGTCTGCAAGCGGACCTGTTCAGTCTCTAGATCACGGATCAAGCTTGCCAGATCGCGCGCCGCGTTCCGTATCGACGATATGATGTTCTTATAAGTTTTAAGTGTGTCCACAGCAACAGGCAACACGCCCAACACACCCGTGATGGCCCCCAGAACCTCTAAGCCAGACATGATGACAGTTTGGTCTGGGCAACGCAGAGCCGCGTGAAAGCTTTGCTCACAACGATACTGCTGACTATCTCTGGGTTGATGCGAGGCTCTGCGGGTAACCCCGCAGTGCTCAGATGGAGATTATTTCGGCGCCCAATCGAGTGTCGATTATGCCTGACCCATGCATGAATTAACGAATAGCAACCAGACTGTGGGTTACGTTAACTTGCGAGGGTGACCTTTATACCTCAAcattcaacatcatcgacaTTTGCTAGATAAAATCTGCAATTATATTCTAGTATTGGATCTTAAGCGCAATGGAGCCCAAAATTGCGCCGCTCGTAAATCGCTGCCTTGCTTTATTCGAAACATTCAGTGACTCCTTGTCATCAAGTCAGGCCGAATGCTCCATAACTCGTTCGCATCTGGCTAGATTCAGGCTGTGGGCGGGTAGTCTGGGAGCACATCGAGCATCTGGAGGTCGGTCACTGGAATATCGTCTTCGTGATTCGTCTTTCGTGCGCAATCACATAATCTCCCTGCTTCAAGAACTTGTTTCCTCTATTGGTGAAGGTAGATCATCTTATTTGAGCCATAATCTCACGTGAAAACTAACTTCTTCAAGGAATCCAGCTAGCAACCACAGAGAGCGACGACAAGGAAGCtttggacgatgaagacttggacttggaagCATATTTTCAGTCAGATGATGCCGACGAGCAATCTGAAATTGTAACCATTCTTGGCGACATCGGACATATTATCGATTGTTTGCTGAGACTATCAATCACGATCCGAAATCCAGCGCGTCATGATCAATTCAACTCCAGAGCTGGAGCAGATACTGTTTCTTCTTACAGCGAGTGGGACATGAAGCATATACGCGAAAAGTTCGACCGGCTTGACGGTAAACTTGTTGATAGACTAGCAATGGCCACGTCTCGCCGACGCCAATACATTAAATACCGGGAAGAACACAGCAAGAAACTCGCACATGGCCTGTTGGACGAGCATGGTGAGGGTGAAAACGCAACCACTATTGCGTCTTCAATTCCGAAAAAACTAAAGGACGAGGAGAACACTGCGATTTTTACTAAAATGGATGCACTCTTAGACAATATGTCTGAAGTTTCAGGAACATCGTATGCGAATTCGATTGCTGCCACCAATGAGCTACGAGTGCCTAATATACCAAAGGAGTATATCGACGGGCCATTTTTGTGCCCTATATGCCATACATTAATAATTGTTAACGATAGAAATTCATGGAAGTATGTGAATTTACTTCCAAATTCCCCCCGATTCTACAAACACGGGGGTTAACCATTGCGGCGTTCTTAGGAAACATGTGTTTAGGGACCTTCAACCATACGTGTGCTTATTCGACAATTGTTCATCTCCAAGTCAGGTATATCAGCGTCGTAAAGACTGGATTGCACATATGAAACAAGAGCATTGGGTCTCCTGGTCTTGCTCGTTCGGATGTTCTAAATCGTTCCGCAGCCAAGAAAGCTTCGAGAAACACGTCACAACAGTTCATGGGCAAAACTTCGAGTCCATTGACTTCCAGGCCGTTCTGAATTTATGCCGCTTTCCAAGCGATACAAATACGGTCGGCATATGTCCTTTCTGCTTTGATTACGAGATCAAGTCTGATAAAAGCTATCAATCGCACATCGGTGATCATCTCGAGCGCCTTGCCCTTTTCGTTTTGCCTAAAACAttatatgatgatgatagcGTCGACGATGACAATAATGAGGAGGACGGCGAAGGCGACAATAATGATGACGGTGTTGATTCCGATATTGAGATGCGTCTTGTGAAGGATGACGAGTATAGCGACCATCTTCAAGGGTCTCACGGAAGCGACAGCGAGGAGAACGAGGGACCAGATGAAGGCAACACAAAGCGTACGCACAAGCTGATGGACTATGGTACACAGTTGATGCTGCTTGAGGAGGCGAATAAGAAGCGCCTCATGATGGCCCGCCAGGCGCAGagcgagatggaagaaatccCTCAAGATATCCAGCCCGATGCCCCCGCAGAATTTATTAGACAGCCTTCCCCAGACACCTCGCCCCAGACAATGAGGTCCGGAGCCTCCCCCGAACCTGACGAGCAGATGAATGACTCTAGTATCCACGACAGCTGGGAGAACGAAGAACTAGATGAAGACAACACAGAGCGTATGCACCCGCTGATGGACTATATGCCGCAGTTGATGCAGCTTGAGGAGGCGAATAAGAAGCGCCTCATGATGGCCCGCCAGGAGCAGAGCAAGATGGAAGGAATCCCTCAAGATAGCCAGTCCGGCCCCGCGGGATCCAATAATGGACAGCCGTTCCCAGACACCTCGCCCCAGGAAACAAGGTCAGAAAGCTCCCCCACCTTTGAGGAGATAGACCGCGAAATGTCGCGAATGAATAACTCTGGTATCCACGACAGCCGGAGAGACGAGGAACTAAATAAAGGCAACACAGAGAGTGCGCACCCGCTGATGGACTATATGCCGCGGTTGTTGCAGCTTGAGCAGGAAAATAAGAAGCGCCTTATGAGGGCTCGTCAGGAGCAGAGCGAGATGGAAGGAATTCTTCGAGACGGCCAGCCCAGCGCCCATGCAGGGTCTAACAGGCAGCCTTCTCCAGACATCTCGCCAATAGCAGCAAAGTCCGGAGCCTCTGGAGCCTCTCCCAATCTGAAGGATCGGATAAGACGTATCATATCGCAGATGGATAACTTTATGGATAACTATGGTTCCCCCTCCCCTAATCCTGATGATGAACAGTCTCTCGAGTCCCCCGAAGAAAACGTCGGACAGGCTCAGATGAACAGCATGAATCCCCCCAGCAAGAAGGTTTCTTTTGCCAAAGGCAAGAACATTGCCGTGCTTCCATCTACAACCCTCAAATACCGGGAAGACAGTCCAGATTCTCATCCAGATTCTCAGGGCTCGGCCATGAGGCGCAGCACCGGCGCCGGCAGCCCTCCGCTGTCCCCCTCATTCCGGCATGAAACCCTTCCCCCTTCTATACCGAAATTCGGATTCCCTCTTGATAAAGATCAAAAAGACCTAGAGGCAAAAGCTGAGAGCCTCTATGCcaggagcttgaagagatatGGTAGTCTGTCAACCTTTCACGGCGAGGGTCCCATAGAAACAAGCCCTACATCCGCGCCTCGTGCCGACGGCACAGATACCATTGTACCTCGTCCACGCGATTACAGTGAGACTCAGCGCctcaaagaggaagaggatgctgcCGAAGCTGCTGAATTTGCCGCGGAACAAAGACGACTTGAAGAGCAATCGCGACGACTTGAAGAGCAGTCGCGACAACTTGAAGAGCAGTCGCGACAACTCAAAGAGTTAAAGCGTGAGAGTGACATAGTGGTGGAGAAGCGCAGGAAAAAGGAGATTGAGTATAGGCGTCTTAAGGAGGAAGATTCCGCCGACGCTGCCGAGAAGATGCGACAGCTTGAACAGGAGTTCCGCGATGAGGCCGATCTTCATGATTTACAGCAACAGCTTGATGCTATTAAGATGCGTGATGCCAGGGCCGAGTTGAGCCGCCGATTGAAGGAACTCGACCGTGTGATCCTCAAGaacgacgaggaggctgcCGAAGAGATGCGACGGCTTGAAAGGAAGTTCCCCGATGAAGTTGAGTTACATTATGCACGGCAAGAGCTTGATGCTATTAAGAAGCGCGAGGCCAACGCCGAAATGGAGAGGCGCATACTGAAGGAACGTGAGCTTCTGCGCctcgaagaggaggatgctgctgaagctgccgaAGAACAAAGACGGGTTGGAGAGCCGTTGCGACAACTTGAAGAATTAAAGCGTGAGAGTGACATAGTGGTGGAGCAGCGCATAAATAAGGAGGCTGAGTATAGGCGTCTTAAGGAGGAAGATTCCGCCGACGCTGCCGAGAGGATACGGATTGTAAGTGGCATGTTACGCGATGATGCTGAGCTTCGTTCTTTACAGCGGAAGCTTGATGCTACGCAGAAGCGTGAGGCCGGCGCGATTGAGAAGCGCATACTGAAGGAACCCGAGCTGAGGCGCCTGATAGAAGAGGAGTATGCTTCTGAAGCTGCCGAGGGAAAAAGACGGCTTGAGGGAGATTTTCGTGAAGATGGGGAGAGTTCTAAGGAAGAAGACCAAGTCGTCCCCATGGATTGGGACTCAATTGAGCCACCATTTACAGATGGCGTGATGGAAGTCGAAAAACGACGAGGCGTAAGCTTACAGCCAATCTTTATGAATAAGCCTCGCTAACAGAGTAACAGAGCGCTGCCCCTCCTGGACGATGCCACAGCTGCAATCGTATCGTCACTACAGACTGGAGACGGGGTCCTGATGGTGCCAGGACTTTATGCAATGCCTGTGGTCGCATTTACGCCCGCAAACGCCGGCTAGAAGCAAGATCACTACATCCCAAGCCTGAGGAGAGAAGCTAGAGCGAGTCTCACCACCCTGCTTTACACTTTTCAAACTCCCTAGTCCTTTGGAGAAAGATGCCGTCGACGCTGCCGAGATGATGCGATGGCTTGAAAGGGACATGTTCCGCGATGAGGCTGAGCTTCGTGCTTTACGGCACGATGTTATCAAGGGGCGTGAGGCCAATGCCGAGCTGAGCGCCAGATAGAGGAACTCGAGCTTGAACGCctcaaggaggaagaggaggctgctgaagagaagcacCGGCACAATAAAGAGTACCGTGATGAGATACAGCCAAGTCAAGATCGGAGATGGAGAATCAGATAGAGAACGCGAGAcattttatatatataaataagaTATGATTCGAATAAATAAACGCTTTTAATTAGACTTATTTCATACTATCGTTACACTTAATAAAACATGTCAACACCCAACCTAACAAATTACAGCTTAGATGCCGGCGAAGGAGAACCAGGCTTTGTGATCTCATCATAAAGAAGTCTATCCCAAAAAAGTCAGTCACCAAAGAACTAGATTCATCAATAATCAAGAAGGAAACTTACGTTGTCAAGAAATCGGCATAATCTTCACCAGTGACCTGGGTAGAAAAGTACTGAGCAGCGAGATGGAACTTGTTGCCCTGAGGAGCCTTTGCGGCAAGGCCCTCGGTGCACTCCTTGAGGAGCTTGAGGGCGTAGGCCTTGTCGACGCGCTTGCCCTCGGCGGTTGAGACGCCGTGCTTGACCCATTGCCAGAGCTGGCTTCGGGAGACTTCGGCTGTGGCGGCATCCTCCCTATTTTTGAATTGTTAGTGATCATGTTCATGGACTGGTATTGTATGATGCGGGTTTGTATGACTTACATGAGGTAGTTGATGGGGACGCAGCCAACTCCTCGGATCCAGGCTTCCATGTAGCCCAGACCAATGTTGAGgttcttcttgatgccctccTCGGTGATGCTTCCGGGAACGTTCATGTTGAGCAAGTCGTTTTGGCTAATCTTGACGTCCTCGCGACGGACAAACAGCTGGTTAGGAGTAGGCATGTACTTGTTGAAAATTTCGGTCGCGATGCTGGCGAGAGCAGGGTGGGCAACCCATGTGCCGTCATGGCCGGCACGGACCTCGCGCAGCTTGTCGGCGCGGACGCCCTCCATGGCCTTGTCATTCGCCTCCTTGTCGTCCTTGATGGGGATCTGAGCGGCCATGCCACCCATGGCGTGAACACCACGCTTGTGGCAGGTCTGAATGAGGAGCTTGACGTAGGCATCCATGAAGGGAACCGTCATGGTGACGGCAGATCGGTCGGGGAGAATAAAGTTGGGGTTGTTGCGGAACTTCTTGATGGTGCTGAAGATGTAGTCCCAGCGACCGCAGTTGAGACCGGAGCTGTGCTCACGCAGCTCATAGATgatctcgtccatctcaaAGGCAGCAAGGATAGTCTCAATCAAGACAGTGCCTCGGATAGTGCCGCGAGGAATGGCAATGTAGTCCTGAGCCAAGTTGAAGGCGTCGTTCCACAGACGAGCCTCGAGGTGGCTCTCCATCTTGGGCAGGTAAAAGTACGGTCCGAAGCCCTGCTTCGTTGCCTCGACGGCGTTGTGGAAGAAGTACAGGCCAAAGTCGAAGAGACTGCCGGAGATGGGCTCGCCATCAACGAGGAAATGCTTCTCCTCGAGGTGCCAGCCTCGGGGACGGACAATCAGGGTGGGGAGCTTGCGGTCAGTTCGGAGCTTGTACTCTTTGGCGCCCTGCTTGAAGTCAACCTGGCGGCGGACAGCGTCGTACAGGTTGACCTGGCCGTTGATCATGTTGTCCCATGTAGGGGCACTGGAGTCTGTAGTTTTGCCATCAACGTTAGCAATTGGCGTCACCCAATTACCTCGGGATGAGAATCTCACCTTCAAAATCAGCCATGTATGTCCAGACATCAGAGTTCAGAGCATTGACGACCATCTTTCGGTCAGTCGGGCCCGTGATTTCAACGCGTCGGTCAACCAGACCAGGCGCGGGCGCTGCTCCCTTCCATGTGGCATTCTCGCGGATGTGCTTGGTCTCGGGCAGGAAATCAGGCAAAACACCGCGATCCAGCTCAGCCTGGCGGATCTTTCGGCGCTCAAGCAGGTTCTTGCGAGTGGCGTTGAAGGAGCGATGTAGGAGAGCAAGGAAGGCCAGGGCAGGGGGTGTGAGGATCTTGCGCTGAGAGTCGTCAATCTTGCCGAGGAGGGTGACTCCTTGGAGAATGCTTTCTGTGGAAGCCATTGTGAAAGATTGTGGAGAGAAATTGGTTTtagatggagatgccggGTTGGATTGGTTATGTGTTGATATGGGTGAGGttggcagaagaaggatgccAAAAGGGTGTTTGATGAGAGGGTGATGAGAGAAAGATGCTTTGCTTTGAGGCTGAGCTCAGAGGAAAAAGGCCAATAATGAGTTCAATGGCGGGCAATGGGTTTAATGCATAGGCAAACTTTCACGTGTCAGTGACGGTTGTTCGCGGCAAGCTTCAAACTTTCCGGAATTGGGATTGGACAGCTTGTGATCAATGGTGGCTTACAAGATAATTCAAGCTGCTCTGGTCTGTGAGTGATGGGATTCACACGCCGCGAAGAGGAATTGGATGATAAAATGAAGAATCAAGATaagaaacgaaaagaagaggagaaaacaCAGCGAACCATGGCTGATATAGCTTTATCGAAAAAGGTTTCTGCCAATGCCCCGTGTATGAGGTATGACGCACCCAGGCCGCCATGTCGGCAGAAAGATTAGCCTTTGCTCCCTCTATCAACTTGCATCGGCACTACAGATTTCGAGACTAGGGTCATTAGAGGAGCCTCCTACTAGGTAAGCTCAGAAGGCAAAAGGCCTAACCCCGTTTGCCCATTCTCATTTCTTGCTCCATTCACCCTTTTGCCATTGAAACTTGCTGGGCCGTCAGCCGGTTTCTGGGGCACTTCGGCACCTGTCGGTCTGGCTTGGAGCCTCGGGTGGACGGAATGGGCCTTTGTACTGGGTACCTAGAGGGCGGGGCAAAGCCTCAGCCGCTAAAGCATGTGCTCAGACGCCGTAGCGCCAGTTTGCATGCTGAGAGCAGCCCGAGAGACGCTGCGGGGTAACCACCGGCAGGTACCGAGTACAAAGTCCGGCCGGACGCCTCCGCTGCAACAAGAGACGGCACTTTTTGGATCCATTTGATGCCGTCGAGTTAGCCATGGGGGAAGCTTTATCGATAGCCACGGCACTATGTAAAGCAAGCTTCTCCGTGCGAAGATTGGCAGAGCTGATGCGATTTTGCCGAGGGACTGAGTCGTTCTCCGGGGTCTCAATCACAAGACGCCGTTATACCCAAATCCGGAACCACGGTATTGGAGCATCGTTGGATCCCAATGAcgcattgccattgccgtAGAGAAACATCATCACATTCATCACGACAAACCACGTAGACACGGTACACTCAATGGATATTTGCTTCGTACTAGCTATACTAATGTAGTTGAGAGTATATATGTTGCATTCACCCGCCATCCCACACTTGACCATCCCCTTCGGTAACGCAGCCATTCGTTCATTCATTcactcttcttcaacccGGGTGGCAAAAAAACACCCGACACTTTTAATCTTCCCATCGCCCATCCAGCTCAGCCCATCGCTTTCCTAGTCCCGTCCCGTCTCTACCCCAAACTCCCAAGGGATAAACGTTCTTGTATCCATACCCTCCCCATACCTAccgagcagcagccgagGCTTCCCCAATTCTCCAACAGCCGCAATCAGCAACCCCGAGACTTTCCGAGCTTGCTTGTTCCAGATTTGTACTCCGTAACTATCAGCGATATAATCTTACTAGTATGTATATATGTCTTGTTCATTGCGGGTCTGAATCGTATCTCGAGATCATCAAATTTCCAGCTGCAGCACACTACTAGAATAGTAATGTTGTTCTACATGTGCTTACCACCTGCATTACTAGCCGCACCAGGTACCCGATACCAAGCTACCGGCTTCTCCCGCTTATTCTTTCATCCGACCAACTTCATCCTCACCTCGTGACAAGATTGAATCGTCTCATGATATTTAACTCTAACAAATGAAATACACTCCAGCTATGGGAAGCAATGCTCATGTCACCTAATTACAACTGATTCGACTCACCAGCCCCTGTAGCTCTCCCACGGTCCCATTAATTGCCTCTGTTGGCTCAGCTTTCTTCGTGCCACTGAAGTCGATCAACATCAACCCTGCTTCCATCATTTCAGCCCTCAATATCAAGTCTTGTACAATGAAAATAAAACCAACGGTAGTGCTGCACAGCATATGACAGCCCTTCGATCCAACAGCATTAAAGTATCTTCAGCCTAGCATTGTCGTTCACCCACTGCCTTCACAAAATAAACCGACCCCGTTGGAAGAATCGTTGTCGTTCTCCATTCCGAAATGTTGattaaaaagaagagaaaattaGCTTCAACCACGTTGAAATTTTGTCGCAAAGCATAGCTTGAATCCATTCAGATCCCATTTTGGTCCACAGCCACGGTGTGTCGGAAGGGGCCCCcttgtcgtcgccgccatATATTCAGTCGTCTTCGAAACAGTTAATCAGGTCTGTCCCAGCGATACATCCCAAGCACCCAggtaaaaagaaacagaaaagaaaagcagtAAAGCAGTAAAGCGCCGTATCACGAGTTTAGAGTCTtgatcatcatcttctgcttgCTTGGGTCCTTAACCACGAGATTGCGATCGGTAAACACAATCCTCATCGTATCCACAACTTTGTGGAAGCTGCTTGCAGCACCACGCTCTTGGGTGAAGCGGATGATACTAAGCTGTTGCTTCTTACCATGCTCAATCACCGTTA contains these protein-coding regions:
- a CDS encoding GATA zinc finger domain-containing protein — translated: MSEVSGTSYANSIAATNELRVPNIPKEYIDGPFLCPICHTLIIVNDRNSWKKHVFRDLQPYVCLFDNCSSPSQVYQRRKDWIAHMKQEHWVSWSCSFGCSKSFRSQESFEKHVTTVHGQNFESIDFQAVLNLCRFPSDTNTVGICPFCFDYEIKSDKSYQSHIGDHLERLALFVLPKTLYDDDSVDDDNNEEDGEGDNNDDGVDSDIEMRLVKDDEYSDHLQGSHGSDSEENEGPDEGNTKRTHKLMDYGTQLMLLEEANKKRLMMARQAQSEMEEIPQDIQPDAPAEFIRQPSPDTSPQTMRSGASPEPDEQMNDSSIHDSWENEELDEDNTERMHPLMDYMPQLMQLEEANKKRLMMARQEQSKMEGIPQDSQSGPAGSNNGQPFPDTSPQETRSESSPTFEEIDREMSRMNNSGIHDSRRDEELNKGNTESAHPLMDYMPRLLQLEQENKKRLMRARQEQSEMEGILRDGQPSAHAGSNRQPSPDISPIAAKSGASGASPNLKDRIRRIISQMDNFMDNYGSPSPNPDDEQSLESPEENVGQAQMNSMNPPSKKVSFAKGKNIAVLPSTTLKYREDSPDSHPDSQGSAMRRSTGAGSPPLSPSFRHETLPPSIPKFGFPLDKDQKDLEAKAESLYARSLKRYGSLSTFHGEGPIETSPTSAPRADGTDTIVPRPRDYSETQRLKEEEDAAEAAEFAAEQRRLEEQSRRLEEQSRQLEEQSRQLKELKRESDIVVEKRRKKEIEYRRLKEEDSADAAEKMRQLEQEFRDEADLHDLQQQLDAIKMRDARAELSRRLKELDRVILKNDEEAAEEMRRLERKFPDEVELHYARQELDAIKKREANAEMERRILKERELLRLEEEDAAEAAEEQRRVGEPLRQLEELKRESDIVVEQRINKEAEYRRLKEEDSADAAERIRIVSGMLRDDAELRSLQRKLDATQKREAGAIEKRILKEPELRRLIEEEYASEAAEGKRRLEGDFREDGESSKEEDQVVPMDWDSIEPPFTDGVMEVEKRRGSAAPPGRCHSCNRIVTTDWRRGPDGARTLCNACGRIYARKRRLEARSLHPKPEERS
- a CDS encoding malate synthase domain-containing protein; this translates as MASTESILQGVTLLGKIDDSQRKILTPPALAFLALLHRSFNATRKNLLERRKIRQAELDRGVLPDFLPETKHIRENATWKGAAPAPGLVDRRVEITGPTDRKMVVNALNSDVWTYMADFEDSSAPTWDNMINGQVNLYDAVRRQVDFKQGAKEYKLRTDRKLPTLIVRPRGWHLEEKHFLVDGEPISGSLFDFGLYFFHNAVEATKQGFGPYFYLPKMESHLEARLWNDAFNLAQDYIAIPRGTIRGTVLIETILAAFEMDEIIYELREHSSGLNCGRWDYIFSTIKKFRNNPNFILPDRSAVTMTVPFMDAYVKLLIQTCHKRGVHAMGGMAAQIPIKDDKEANDKAMEGVRADKLREVRAGHDGTWVAHPALASIATEIFNKYMPTPNQLFVRREDVKISQNDLLNMNVPGSITEEGIKKNLNIGLGYMEAWIRGVGCVPINYLMEDAATAEVSRSQLWQWVKHGVSTAEGKRVDKAYALKLLKECTEGLAAKAPQGNKFHLAAQYFSTQVTGEDYADFLTTLLYDEITKPGSPSPASKL